In Grus americana isolate bGruAme1 chromosome 19, bGruAme1.mat, whole genome shotgun sequence, the following are encoded in one genomic region:
- the BHLHA9 gene encoding class A basic helix-loop-helix protein 9 translates to MSGAAVGKVTAPEPDSSEEELEGGGTPRVCYGQGLWVPQGREAAACLGDTEGMKVRKRSRPVRSKARRMAANVRERKRILDYNQAFNALRLALKHDLGGKRLSKIATLRRAINRITALSLSLHGTGRCWPCTHSECHGRAGVPAQEPGVKASRPQLPWEPGYAGAAGSQCCPPSPLYAGFSPERQLQCYESPKEDRSVPSPACRSGGTHHPGLRGQQKYMGSLRDPLAGAVPWQLGYCQSWGHQQCLPIH, encoded by the coding sequence ATGTCCGGAGCAGCCGTGGGGAAAGTCACGGCGCCCGAGCCCGACAGCTCGGAAGAGGAACTGGAAGGGGGGGGCACACCCCGGGTGTGCTATGGACAGGGTCTGTGGGTCCCCCAGGGGAGGGAAGCGGCCGCCTGCCTGGGGGACACTGAAGGGATgaaggtgaggaagaggagcaggccGGTGCGCTCCAAGGCCAGGAGGATGGCTGCCAATGTCAGAGAGCGCAAGAGGATCCTGGACTACAACCAAGCCTTCAATGCCCTGCGGCTGGCCCTCAAACACGACCTCGGTGGCAAAAGGCTTTCCAAAATTGCTACCCTTCGGCGAGCCATCAACAGGATCACAGCTCTGTCCCTGTCTCTGCACGGCACTGGGCGCTGCTGGCCCTGCACCCACTCCGAGTGCCATGGCCGGGCTGGGGTCCCTGCGCAGGAGCCGGGGGTGAAGGCCAGCCgcccccagctcccctgggAGCCTGGTTATGCAGGTGCTGCCGGCTCGCAGTGCTGCCCTCCGTCCCCTCTCTATGCTGGGTTTTCCCCTGAGAGGCAGCTCCAGTGCTACGAGAGCCCGAAGGAAGATCGCTccgtgcccagccctgcctgtcgCTCCGGTGGGACCCACCACCCCGGTCTCCGAGGCCAGCAGAAATACATGGGCAGCCTGCGAGACCCCCTGGCCGGGGCCGTCCCCTGGCAGCTGGGCTATTGCCAGAGCTGGGGACACCAGCAGTGCCTCCCCATCCACTGA
- the TRARG1 gene encoding trafficking regulator of GLUT4 1, giving the protein MASTGTAPGGSGSGSGSGTTLPTRFQETEKLLAATEGREEKGLRGSKSFTAALPGETERNGHGLAYKSVSVGHLEAAPLSPSRLSLGRASSTATSTAAPEQGRPRDYLVLAIFSCFCPVWPINVVALVFSIMSRNSGQQGDMDGARRLGRMARLLSIVSIILGTIIIVLYVSLSVRAS; this is encoded by the exons ATGGCGAGCACCGGCACCGCGCCCGGGGGCTCGGGCTCGGGCTCGGGCTCGGGCACGACGCTGCCCACCCGCTTCCAGGAGACCGAGAAACTGCTGGCGGCGACCGAGGGCCGGGAGGAGAAGGGCCTCCGCGGCTCCAAATCCTTCACGGCCGCGCTGCCCGGAGAGACGGAGCGCAACGGGCACGGGCTCGCCTACAAGTCGGTGTCGGTCGGGCACCTGGAGGCGGCCCCGCTCTCGCCGTCCCGGCTCAGCCTGGGCAGAGCCTCCTCCACGGCCACCAGCACGGCGGCACCGGAGCAGGGCCGCCCGCGGGACTACCTGGTGCTCGCCatcttctcctgcttctgccccGTCTGGCCCATCAACGTCGTGGCCCTCGTCTTCTCCATCATG TCGAGGAACAGCGGGCAGCAAGGGGACATGGACGGAGCCCGGCGACTGGGACGCATGGCCAGGCTGCTCAGCATCGTCTCCATTATCCTGGGGACCATCATCATCGTGCTCTACGTTTCGCTCAGCGTCAGAG CCTCCTAG